The Geoalkalibacter sp. genome includes the window TAGCGCCATGAGGATGCAGATTGAGCTGATTTTCGCCATCATCGCCGGCGTTTTTGTCCTCCCAATCCCCAGGCTGCTCAACTAATACCTGAGCCTCTACCTGATTCTCATCGGCATCTCGGGAGCGATCCGACAAGAACGTCCTGCTTCGAGAACGTCCACATACCCCGCGTCAAGGAGGAAATCATGTTGGATTTCGGCACTCTTTTTTTCACCCTCGCCTGCATCGCCGCCGTTTTGCTGTTTCTCGACATCTCCGCCCCCGTGAACAAAGTCGCTAAAATTCTTTGCGGCATCTTCCTGATACTTTTTACACTGACCCTGTTCGGTGGATTTCAGCGGAGTTAATGTCATTGTTATTGTCAGGACAGATCCAATCCTCGCTATTGTGTTTTCTTCCGGTGATTCCGCATGAAAACTATTTCACGCACGCCAGACTGAGGTATTGCGCGCCGTCCTGGGCATAAACATGCTCATGGACCACAAAGCCCGCGTCGCTCAGAAGCTGCTTCCAGACCGCCAGGGGAAATAAGCCCAGGGTCCAGCGATCGGTTTCAATGCGCAGCCGACCGCGTTCGCGGATCAGATAGAGGATGGTTGCCTCGTAATGCTCGTCGGCGGGATCAGGATCATAGAGATTCTCGATGAAACACACATCCACCCCCGCGGGTTTCAATCGCGCCACCGCCTCGGCAC containing:
- a CDS encoding DUF1328 family protein; translation: MLDFGTLFFTLACIAAVLLFLDISAPVNKVAKILCGIFLILFTLTLFGGFQRS